Proteins encoded together in one Chryseobacterium wanjuense window:
- the ruvX gene encoding Holliday junction resolvase RuvX produces the protein MGQILAIDYGKARCGIAATDDMQIIASGLDTIQTSVLMEFLKKYFIENKVDEVVVGLPVDLKGNVSEVETHILKFIEIFQKEFPDVKVNRFDERFTSKMASFFISQSGKSKKQRQEKGLIDKVSATIILQNFLEQRTR, from the coding sequence ATGGGGCAAATACTTGCAATAGACTATGGAAAGGCGCGTTGTGGCATCGCTGCGACGGATGACATGCAAATTATTGCAAGCGGTCTGGATACTATACAAACATCAGTTTTAATGGAATTTCTTAAAAAATATTTCATTGAAAACAAAGTGGATGAAGTAGTAGTCGGGCTTCCCGTAGATTTGAAAGGAAATGTTTCTGAAGTGGAAACGCACATCTTAAAATTTATAGAAATTTTTCAAAAAGAATTTCCGGATGTTAAAGTAAACCGCTTCGATGAAAGATTTACATCCAAAATGGCTTCGTTTTTTATTTCCCAAAGCGGGAAAAGCAAAAAACAGAGACAGGAAAAGGGATTAATAGATAAAGTAAGCGCAACCATCATATTGCAGAATTTTTTAGAACAAAGAACAAGATGA
- the def gene encoding peptide deformylase, which translates to MILPIRAFGDPVLRKVGKDIDKDYPDLQQLIDNMFETMYSANGIGLAAPQIGLDIRLFVVDVSPLAEDEDYEDLKDELTEFKKVFINAKILEESGEEWKFNEGCLSIPDVREDVKRKGTIVIEYYDENFVKHTETFSDIRARVIQHEYDHIEGILFTDHLSALKKKLVKGKLTKITHGDVSISYKMRFPK; encoded by the coding sequence ATGATTTTACCGATAAGAGCCTTTGGGGATCCAGTTTTAAGAAAAGTAGGTAAGGATATAGACAAAGATTATCCCGACTTACAACAGTTGATTGATAATATGTTCGAAACCATGTACAGTGCAAATGGCATAGGGTTGGCTGCACCACAAATCGGGCTAGACATCCGTCTGTTTGTCGTAGATGTTTCTCCTCTTGCGGAAGATGAAGATTATGAGGATCTTAAAGATGAACTGACAGAATTTAAAAAAGTTTTCATTAATGCGAAAATTCTTGAAGAATCAGGCGAAGAGTGGAAATTCAATGAAGGATGTCTTTCTATTCCGGATGTAAGAGAAGATGTAAAAAGAAAAGGAACGATCGTTATCGAATATTATGACGAAAATTTTGTAAAACATACAGAAACTTTTTCCGATATTAGAGCCCGCGTAATTCAACATGAATACGATCATATTGAAGGAATCTTGTTTACCGACCACCTGAGCGCTTTAAAAAAGAAGCTGGTAAAGGGTAAATTGACAAAAATTACTCACGGTGATGTAAGCATCAGTTACAAAATGAGATTTCCAAAATAA
- a CDS encoding DUF5606 family protein: MLLEKIISISGKPGLYKLVSQLRNGFIIEDVTSKKKVSIGNSSQVSLLDNIAMFTVDKEVPLFEVFENIAKNFDYKEAIGHKSSDAELKEFMTASLPNYDKERVYASDIKKLAQWYNILQKAGYITPESFIKAEPETLDGEPAEEVSIETEAPKKAPKAEKPATPKVKATSAAKAAPKSTHTKKG, from the coding sequence ATGCTGTTAGAAAAAATAATTTCAATTTCTGGAAAACCAGGACTTTACAAATTAGTTTCGCAATTAAGAAACGGATTTATCATTGAAGATGTTACGTCTAAGAAAAAAGTGAGCATTGGCAATTCAAGCCAGGTAAGCTTATTAGACAATATCGCAATGTTTACAGTAGATAAAGAAGTTCCGTTATTTGAAGTTTTTGAAAATATTGCTAAAAACTTTGATTATAAAGAAGCAATCGGTCACAAATCTTCTGATGCTGAACTGAAAGAATTCATGACGGCTTCTCTTCCGAATTACGACAAAGAAAGAGTGTACGCTTCTGATATCAAGAAATTGGCTCAATGGTACAATATCCTTCAGAAAGCAGGATACATCACTCCTGAAAGCTTCATAAAAGCAGAGCCTGAAACTTTAGACGGCGAGCCGGCAGAAGAGGTAAGCATTGAAACTGAAGCTCCTAAAAAAGCTCCAAAAGCAGAAAAACCTGCAACTCCGAAAGTAAAAGCTACTTCTGCAGCCAAAGCTGCTCCAAAAAGCACACACACTAAAAAAGGATAA
- the mazG gene encoding nucleoside triphosphate pyrophosphohydrolase — protein sequence MNTKQEKLEAFGRLLDIMDDLREKCPWDQKQTLESLRHLTLEETYELSDAILQNDLQEIKKELGDVLLHLVFYAKIGSEKESFDIADVINSLNEKLIFRHPHIYGDTTVKDEEEVKQNWEKLKLKEGNKSILGGVPKSLPSLVKAYRIQDKVKGIGFEFHDAEDAWKKVDEEIQEFHAETDLDKKEQELGDVFFSLINYARISGINPDSALERTNLKFISRFQKMEVLAVEKDLKLADMSLEEMDVLWEEAKILNKN from the coding sequence ATGAATACCAAACAGGAAAAACTGGAAGCTTTCGGAAGATTATTAGACATTATGGACGATTTGCGCGAAAAATGTCCGTGGGATCAGAAACAGACCTTAGAATCGTTACGTCACTTAACTTTGGAAGAAACGTATGAACTTTCAGATGCTATTTTGCAGAATGATTTACAGGAAATAAAGAAAGAATTGGGCGATGTTTTACTGCATCTGGTTTTTTATGCTAAAATAGGTTCGGAGAAAGAAAGTTTCGATATTGCAGATGTCATTAATTCTTTAAATGAAAAACTAATTTTCCGTCACCCTCACATTTACGGAGATACTACCGTGAAAGATGAAGAGGAAGTAAAACAGAATTGGGAAAAATTAAAATTAAAAGAAGGAAACAAATCCATTTTGGGCGGAGTTCCGAAAAGTCTGCCAAGTCTTGTGAAAGCCTACAGAATTCAGGATAAAGTAAAAGGAATTGGGTTCGAATTTCACGATGCGGAAGATGCCTGGAAAAAAGTGGATGAAGAAATTCAGGAATTCCATGCGGAAACGGATCTGGATAAAAAAGAGCAGGAATTGGGCGATGTTTTTTTCTCATTAATAAATTATGCCAGAATTTCAGGAATCAATCCGGATTCTGCGCTGGAAAGAACCAATCTGAAGTTTATCTCAAGATTCCAGAAAATGGAAGTGCTTGCAGTCGAAAAAGACCTGAAACTGGCAGATATGTCGTTGGAAGAAATGGATGTTCTTTGGGAAGAAGCAAAAATTTTAAATAAAAACTAA
- a CDS encoding metallophosphoesterase, protein MKTHLKNTSIVLRVVLSAGVLYSCATYNVKKGKNLSEVENSDIKSENDFKIFLVGDAGNADEAQAQNTLNLLKGQLETADKNSMLIFLGDNIYPNGMPKESDKEYPLAKQKLEDQLSIVKNFPGKTLVIPGNHDWYSGLDGRKAQEDFVKNYFNDKKAFLPKNSCPIDDISLTKDIKLIVIDTEWALLNWDKYPGINKNCDIKTREDLFIEFKDLLNKNQDKQIIVALHHPIISTGTHAGYTSAKSHLFPFKSKIPVPGVASVLNVLRSSSGASPEDINNQHYADLTNRLKSIVQDKDNIIFVSGHDHNLQYHADRNIRQIISGAGSKVDPATIGERTDFSYGGSGFAVLNIRKDQSSDVEYFSTKDNKLEKLSHIQVIEKPKEFVNNYPNSFPATVSSTIYPVKLTKKGKIYRWLWGEHYRKYYGMPIEAPTANLSELDGGYKPFREGGGNQSNSLRLMSQDGQEYVMRGVKKSAVRFLNNVAFKKSTFGNELNNTLPEKFLLDFYTANHPFTPFSVGNMADKINIFHSNPRLYYIPKQQALGNYNMNYGDEMYMVEERFSSDPKTLASLNNAKDIVSTEDVLKNLNKNYKYSIDQESYIRARIFDMLIGDWDRHSDQWKWAEYEEGNKVIYKPIPRDRDQAFSKYDGNAFKIIMNIPAIRHIKTFKEDLKSVKWLAVEPYPLDLAFLKGSNEEDWIAQAKYIQEHLTDKDIDEAFNNVPKEVKDETIADIQRKLKLRKAKLQSYATQYFNVLQEKVPLAGTVNPDKFVITKTGKSVNVKQYKLDKNKENPELVFEKTYDDSKTKELWIYGLEDDDIYEVSGDGNPKMNIRLIGGYNHDTYNVADGSRVKIYDFKSQKNTYNTHGATKNISDDYDINTYDYKHPKYSFVAGYPNADYNPDDGVILGVLANYTVNNFIRDPFTQKHSLKVNFYTATGGFQAVYKGIFKKAISDWDFNIDAGFTTPRFSENFFGLSNESEYDKEADDRKYNRARISKINFAPSVSKKSWSNIFNQFQLTFENNKVQRNGDRFVDVSPDVKPEVFTNQQFGGANYTFSYKNFDNTAFPTLGLEFTVNADWKTNLSDFDKNFLILTGTLAFDHRLDSRGNFVFANSSNAMWINNNNFEFYQAASIGGNNGMRAFRNDRFSGRSYFTNNSEVRWDFGRVKNTIIPANMGILVGYDIGRVWNDHENSRKWHQSIGGGLWLSILDMFSARLNYFTGSDGGRISGTVGMTF, encoded by the coding sequence TTGAAAACTCATCTAAAAAATACTTCTATTGTCCTTAGAGTAGTATTGTCTGCCGGAGTTCTCTATTCCTGCGCAACATATAACGTAAAAAAGGGTAAAAACTTATCTGAAGTAGAAAATTCTGATATAAAATCTGAAAATGACTTTAAAATTTTCTTAGTTGGCGATGCAGGAAATGCAGATGAAGCTCAGGCTCAGAATACGTTGAATTTACTTAAAGGACAGCTCGAAACTGCAGATAAAAACTCTATGCTTATCTTTTTGGGAGATAATATTTATCCAAACGGTATGCCTAAAGAATCTGATAAAGAGTATCCTTTGGCCAAACAAAAGCTGGAAGATCAATTATCGATTGTAAAAAATTTTCCCGGAAAAACATTGGTGATTCCCGGAAACCATGACTGGTACAGCGGTTTAGACGGAAGGAAAGCTCAGGAAGACTTTGTGAAAAATTATTTTAATGATAAAAAAGCTTTTCTTCCAAAAAATTCCTGCCCTATTGATGACATCAGTCTTACAAAAGATATTAAGCTAATTGTAATAGATACAGAATGGGCTTTGCTAAACTGGGACAAATATCCAGGAATTAATAAAAACTGTGATATCAAAACCAGAGAAGATCTTTTCATTGAATTTAAAGATTTGCTTAATAAAAATCAGGATAAACAAATCATCGTTGCCCTTCATCACCCGATTATCAGCACCGGAACTCATGCGGGGTATACTTCTGCAAAATCCCACCTTTTTCCTTTCAAAAGCAAAATACCAGTTCCGGGAGTAGCAAGTGTCTTGAATGTTTTGAGGAGTTCTTCGGGAGCAAGCCCGGAAGATATTAACAATCAACATTATGCAGACCTTACCAATAGATTAAAAAGCATCGTTCAGGATAAAGACAACATCATTTTTGTATCCGGACACGACCATAATTTACAATATCATGCCGACAGGAATATCAGGCAAATTATCAGTGGAGCTGGCTCAAAGGTCGATCCTGCGACAATTGGCGAAAGAACAGATTTTTCATACGGCGGAAGTGGTTTTGCTGTTTTAAACATCAGGAAAGATCAAAGTTCAGATGTTGAATATTTTTCTACAAAAGATAATAAATTAGAAAAACTTTCCCATATTCAGGTTATTGAAAAACCGAAAGAATTTGTCAACAATTATCCCAACTCTTTTCCTGCCACCGTTTCATCTACAATTTATCCTGTAAAATTAACAAAAAAAGGGAAAATTTACAGGTGGCTTTGGGGTGAGCACTACAGAAAATATTACGGAATGCCTATCGAAGCTCCGACGGCTAATCTTTCTGAACTCGATGGCGGTTACAAACCTTTCCGAGAAGGAGGTGGCAATCAGTCGAACAGTTTAAGATTAATGAGCCAGGACGGACAGGAATATGTGATGAGAGGAGTAAAAAAAAGCGCGGTTCGTTTCCTTAATAATGTGGCTTTCAAGAAAAGCACTTTCGGAAATGAATTGAATAATACCTTACCTGAAAAATTCTTGCTGGATTTTTATACCGCAAACCATCCGTTTACGCCGTTTTCAGTTGGAAATATGGCAGATAAAATAAATATTTTTCACAGTAATCCAAGATTATATTATATTCCTAAACAGCAAGCTTTGGGAAATTATAACATGAATTACGGTGATGAGATGTACATGGTGGAAGAACGTTTTTCTTCTGATCCGAAGACATTGGCATCGCTTAATAATGCAAAAGACATTGTTTCGACTGAGGATGTTTTGAAAAATTTAAATAAAAATTATAAATATTCAATCGACCAGGAATCTTACATCAGAGCCAGAATTTTTGATATGCTGATCGGTGACTGGGACAGGCATTCCGACCAATGGAAATGGGCAGAATATGAAGAGGGCAACAAAGTGATCTACAAGCCGATTCCGCGAGACAGAGATCAGGCTTTCAGTAAATATGACGGAAATGCCTTCAAAATCATTATGAACATTCCGGCAATCCGCCACATCAAGACATTTAAAGAAGATCTTAAAAGTGTAAAATGGCTGGCTGTAGAGCCTTATCCTCTGGATTTGGCTTTCTTAAAAGGTTCCAATGAAGAAGACTGGATTGCACAGGCAAAATATATCCAGGAACATCTGACGGATAAAGATATTGACGAAGCTTTCAACAACGTTCCGAAGGAAGTAAAAGATGAAACAATTGCTGATATTCAAAGAAAATTAAAACTGAGAAAAGCAAAATTACAGTCCTACGCGACGCAGTATTTCAACGTTTTACAGGAAAAAGTTCCGTTGGCAGGAACCGTAAATCCTGATAAATTTGTGATCACAAAAACAGGAAAATCTGTTAATGTAAAACAATACAAATTAGATAAAAACAAAGAAAATCCTGAACTTGTTTTTGAAAAAACGTATGACGACTCAAAAACTAAAGAACTGTGGATCTATGGTCTTGAAGACGATGATATCTACGAAGTTTCAGGAGACGGAAACCCGAAAATGAACATCAGGCTGATCGGCGGTTACAATCACGACACGTATAATGTTGCCGATGGAAGCAGGGTAAAAATCTATGATTTTAAATCTCAAAAAAATACATACAATACCCACGGTGCGACGAAAAATATTTCGGACGACTATGATATCAATACTTACGATTATAAACATCCTAAATATAGTTTTGTCGCAGGCTATCCCAATGCAGATTACAACCCGGACGATGGGGTAATTTTAGGAGTTTTGGCCAATTATACGGTGAATAATTTCATCCGCGATCCTTTCACGCAAAAACATAGCCTTAAAGTTAATTTTTATACGGCAACAGGTGGATTCCAGGCTGTGTACAAGGGAATTTTCAAGAAAGCGATTTCGGACTGGGATTTCAACATTGATGCCGGATTTACCACTCCTCGTTTTTCTGAAAACTTTTTCGGATTATCAAATGAAAGTGAATACGACAAAGAGGCAGATGATAGAAAATACAATAGAGCAAGGATTTCAAAGATCAATTTTGCGCCTTCTGTTTCCAAGAAAAGCTGGTCGAATATATTTAACCAATTTCAGCTAACCTTTGAAAATAATAAAGTTCAGAGAAATGGAGACCGTTTTGTAGATGTTTCTCCCGATGTAAAGCCTGAAGTATTTACAAATCAGCAATTTGGAGGGGCAAATTATACATTCAGCTATAAAAACTTTGATAATACCGCGTTCCCTACTTTAGGTTTGGAATTTACGGTAAACGCCGACTGGAAAACCAACCTTTCGGATTTTGATAAAAACTTTTTAATCTTAACAGGAACATTGGCTTTCGACCACAGACTCGACAGTCGCGGAAATTTTGTCTTTGCAAATTCCAGCAACGCGATGTGGATCAACAATAATAATTTTGAATTCTATCAGGCGGCAAGTATCGGCGGAAATAACGGAATGAGAGCTTTCCGAAACGATAGGTTCTCAGGAAGATCTTATTTTACCAATAATTCTGAAGTTCGTTGGGATTTTGGAAGAGTAAAAAATACTATTATTCCGGCTAATATGGGAATTTTAGTTGGTTACGATATTGGAAGAGTCTGGAACGATCATGAAAATTCAAGAAAATGGCACCAGTCTATTGGAGGCGGATTATGGCTAAGTATCCTGGATATGTTTTCCGCAAGGCTGAATTACTTCACTGGATCAGACGGCGGCAGAATCTCCGGAACTGTCGGAATGACATTCTAA
- a CDS encoding Pycsar system effector family protein, which produces MSILQKAKDYVEILFKDKLSSVYFYHNFIHTTYTVNKAEEIMRNTSVSQEDQEKVLLALWFHDTGYIECAKNHEEKGVSIVKDFLQKENYPENKIEEVTKLILATKLTYEPQNLLEKIVKDADCSHFASHYFNNISDALRKEWELTNVRCFTNDEWNEENLDMLKNKHRYYTDYAKENWQPLKEKNIKKIEKKLEKDKDEDKKENSEGKKDKDKEKEPKSDRSVDTLFRVTLNNHTRLSDIADSKANILLSVNAIIISVCLSVLVPKLDTPKNSHLIIPSFLLLLSSVLTIIFAILSTKPNVTKTRFTKQDVADRKVNLLFFGNFNRMLFDDYHDAMKDLIKDRDYIYDSMVKDLYYLGKVLDRKYKLLSTTYKIFMAGIIISVLSFGYAFLRL; this is translated from the coding sequence ATGAGCATTTTACAAAAAGCCAAAGATTATGTTGAAATCTTATTCAAAGATAAGCTATCTTCAGTATATTTTTATCATAATTTTATACATACTACGTATACAGTAAACAAGGCTGAAGAAATTATGAGAAATACTTCCGTTTCCCAAGAAGATCAGGAAAAGGTATTATTGGCTCTTTGGTTTCACGATACCGGTTATATAGAATGTGCAAAAAATCATGAGGAAAAGGGAGTTTCTATAGTGAAAGATTTTCTACAAAAAGAAAATTATCCCGAAAATAAGATCGAAGAGGTTACAAAATTAATTTTAGCAACCAAACTGACTTATGAACCTCAAAATCTTCTGGAAAAGATCGTAAAAGACGCCGATTGCAGTCACTTTGCGAGCCATTATTTCAACAATATATCAGATGCGTTAAGAAAAGAATGGGAGCTCACCAATGTGCGATGCTTCACCAATGATGAATGGAATGAAGAGAATCTTGATATGTTGAAAAATAAACATCGATATTATACAGATTACGCGAAAGAAAACTGGCAGCCTCTCAAAGAGAAAAATATTAAGAAAATTGAGAAAAAGCTGGAAAAAGATAAAGATGAAGACAAGAAGGAAAATTCTGAAGGTAAAAAAGATAAGGATAAAGAAAAAGAGCCTAAATCGGACAGAAGCGTAGATACGCTGTTCAGAGTGACATTAAACAATCATACAAGATTGAGTGATATTGCTGACAGCAAAGCGAATATTTTACTTTCTGTAAATGCGATCATCATCTCGGTCTGTCTTTCTGTTTTGGTTCCGAAATTGGATACTCCGAAAAATTCTCATTTGATTATTCCAAGTTTTTTACTGCTTTTGTCAAGTGTTTTAACGATTATTTTTGCGATATTATCTACAAAACCAAACGTTACAAAAACAAGATTTACTAAACAGGATGTGGCAGATAGAAAAGTAAATCTTTTATTCTTTGGTAATTTTAATAGAATGCTTTTCGACGATTATCATGATGCGATGAAAGATTTAATAAAAGATCGTGACTATATTTATGATTCGATGGTGAAAGATTTATACTATTTAGGTAAAGTTTTAGATAGAAAATACAAACTTTTGTCGACTACGTATAAAATTTTTATGGCCGGAATTATTATTTCGGTATTATCTTTCGGATATGCTTTTCTTAGACTTTAA